The following proteins are encoded in a genomic region of Gossypium hirsutum isolate 1008001.06 chromosome D05, Gossypium_hirsutum_v2.1, whole genome shotgun sequence:
- the LOC107906096 gene encoding protein ROOT HAIR DEFECTIVE 3 isoform X2: MWCHDIGREQAANKPLLKTVFQVMMRLFSPRKTTLMFVIRDKTRTPLENLEPVLREDIQKIWDSVPKPQAHKETPLSEFFNVEVVALSSYEEKEEQFKEQVANLRQRFNHSIAPGGLAGDRRGVVPASGFSFSAQQIWKVIKENKDLDLPAHKVMVATVRCEEIANEKFTGFTANENWCLLEEAVQSGPVAGFGKKLNSILCTSLSEYDAEATYFDEGVRSAKRKQLEEKLLQLVQPAYLSMLGHLRSGTLEKFKEAFEEALNGGEGFSLAARNCTQSYMALFDERCTDANVELANWDCSKVRDKLCRDIDTHVASVRAAKLLELTSSYEAKLNEALAGPVEAFLDGANNETWPSIKKLLQRETVSAVSGLSSALSGFEMDAKDKEKMLTSLQDYARGVVEAKAREEAGRVLIRMKDRFSTLFSHDSDSMPRVWTGKEDIRAITKTARSASLKLLSVMAAIRLDDDVDNIENTLTSALVDTKSNAAVADKSITTFDPLASSSWEQVPPAKTLITPVQCKSLWRQFRAETEYSVTQAISAQEASRRNNNWMPPPWAIVALVVLGFNEFMTLLRNPLYLGVLFVGYLTVKALWVQLNISGEFQHGVLPGLLSISTKFLPTVMNLLTKLAEQGQSPATNNPQTNSGATAFKSFQNGSSSSNTSSSASSGVTASGNDIDYSSPPKED; this comes from the exons AT GTGGTGTCATGATATTGGTCGTGAGCAAGCTGCAAACAAGCCTCTTTTAAAGACCGTATTCCAG GTGATGATGCGATTGTTTAGTCCCCGCAAAACGACTTTGATGTTTGTTATCCGTGATAAAACAAGG ACACCATTGGAAAATTTAGAACCTGTTCTGAGAGAAGATATTCAGAAG ATATGGGACTCTGTTCCAAAGCCACAAGCACATAAGGAAACTCCATTAAGTGAATTTTTCAAT GTTGAGGTTGTTGCACTTTCTAGTTATGAAGAAAAGGAGGAGCAATTTAAAGAGCAG GTTGCTAATTTGAGACAACGGTTCAACCACTCTATTGCACCGGGGGGCCTTGCTGGAGATCGGAGGGGAGTTGTACCTGCTTCAGGGTTCTCTTTTAGTGCACAACAGATCTGGAAAGTCATTAAGGAGAATAAAGACCTTGACCTTCCAGCCCATAAG GTCATGGTGGCTACGGTACGCTGTGAAGAAATTGCCAATGAGAAGTTCACTGGTTTCACTGCAAATGAG AACTGGTGTCTTTTAGAAGAAGCTGTGCAGTCTGGTCCAGTTGCTGGCTTTGGGAAGAAGCTGAATTCAATTCTCTGCACTTCTCTATCAGA GTATGATGCAGAAGCCACATATTTTGATGAAGGTGTCCGATCTGCAAAGCGAAAGCAACTTGAAGAAAAACTGTTACAA CTTGTCCAACCGGCCTACCTATCCATGTTAGGACATTTAAGGTCTGGAACTCTTGAAAaatttaaggaagcatttgaGGAAGCTTTGAATGGAGGGGAGGGGTTTTCTTTGGCTGCTCGCAACTGCACTCAATCTTATATGGCTTTGTTTGATGAAAGATGCACAG ATGCTAATGTTGAGCTGGCAAATTGGGATTGCTCTAAAGTCAGGGATAAGCTGTGCCGTGATATTGATACACATGTTGCTTCAGTCCGTGCTGCTAAACTTTTAGAGCTGACTTCATCATATGAG GCAAAGCTGAATGAGGCATTAGCAGGACCTGTTGAAGCATTTTTAGATGGAGCTAATAATGAGACCTGGCCCTCAATAAAGAAACTTCTCCAGCGTGAAACAGTATCAGCTGTTTCTGGACTCTCCAGTGCCCTTTCTGGCTTTGAAATGGATGCAAAAGATAAGGAGAAGATGCTAACAAGTCTACAGGATTATGCTAGAGGTGTGGTTGAAGCAAAAGCAAGAGAAGAAGCTGGCAGGGTATTGATACGTATGAAGGATAG GTTTTCAACATTGTTTAGTCATGATTCTGATTCAATGCCACGGGTTTGGACTGGGAAGGAAGATATTCGAGCCATCACTAAAACAGCTCGCTCTGCA TCCTTAAAGTTGCTATCCGTTATGGCTGCCATCCGGTTGGATGATGATGTTGATAATATCGAGAATACACTAACTTCTGCCTTGGTGGATACTAAAAGTAATGCTGCTGTGGCTGACAAAAGCATTACAACATTTGATCCCCTGGCCTCAAGCTCGTGGGAACAG GTTCCACCCGCCAAGACATTGATCACACCTGTTCAGTGCAAATCTTTGTGGCGGCAATTCAGGGCTGAGACAGAGTACAGTGTCACTCAGGCCATTTCTGCTCAG GAAGCCAGCAGGCGTAACAACAACTGGATGCCACCTCCTTGGGCAATTGTTGCCTTGGTCGTCTTGGGATTTAATGAATTTATGACTCTCCTAAG AAATCCTTTATATCTGGGTGTCCTCTTTGTGGGTTACCTTACTGTGAAGGCTCTATGGGTGCAACTTAACATTTCCGGTGAATTCCAACATGGCGTT CTTCCAGGGCTTCTTTCCATATCTACCAAGTTTCTCCCCACCGTCATGAACCTTCTCACAAAGTTAGCGGAGCAGGGGCAAAGTCCCGCAACTAACAATCCTCAGACAAACTCGGGTGCAACAGCATTCAAGAGCTTCCAAAACGGAAGCAGCAGCAGCAATACATCGTCGAGTGCTTCGTCTGGAGTAACTGCATCAGGAAACGATATCGATTACTCTAGTCCCCCTAAAGAAGACTGA